GAATGACCGCGAGGGGGATCACCATCGAGACTGTGTAGCCGTCGGAGGTGAGCTTGCCGTGCGTTTGCCAGTGCGGCGAAAAATTCGCGTTCTCGGTCGAAGCCTCGTTGTGCGCGCCGATCGGATTGGATTCGAACTGATACTGGAACCCGGCCGGGCCGGTCGGCCAGAGATCGACCCACACCGCGTCGTCGCTCCAGGCGAGGCCGCCGTTGAAGTTGCTGCCGCCGCTTACCGTATCGTCGACGTGCTGCGTCGCCACGATCGGAGTGCTTTGCTCCGCGTCGAAGCGCACGTAGAGAAACTTCCCGTCGCTCCACACGTAGACGTCGGTCTCATCTCGAGCAGGCCGCGCTGAGTTCACGTCCCACCTCAAACTGAGGTGCGCCGCGGGCGGCGCCGTCGGCACGGCGAACGTGCTGATCAACGCGAGCACCGGTGCGATCACGGCAAGACGGCTCCGTCGAGTGCGTTATGTGAAGCATCGCGGAGCACCGCCGCGCCGACCGTCATGCACGCTCGCCCCCGATCGGCGGTACGATCGCACAACTGCGCTCCGGTGAATACCGCGCCGCGCACCGATGCTCCGCGCAGATCGATGCACACGATCCCGCGCTGAATCGTCACGCCGTCGAAGTTGTCGGTGTTGTGCGCGCAGACCCAAGCGTTGCGAAAGGAGGCGCCGTCGACGCGCGCGTCGCCCATGTCCGCTCCGACCATGTCGTCGCCGTCGAAGCGCGCGTTCGTCAGATCTGCGCCGCTGAAGTTGGTGCCGACGAAGCCCGCACCGGTCAGATCCATTCCGCGAAGATCGACATTCGGCAAGTTCGCGCCGGTAAAGATCGCACCATCGATCCGCGCGCCGGCCAACCGCACGCTGCGAAGGTTTGCACCTACGAACTTCGCGCCCCGCAGATCGGCGCCGCGCAGATCGACGTCGTTCAGATTCGAGCCGGTCAGGCGCGCGTCTCGCAGATCCGCATCGCTCAGATTGCTGTCGCGCAGGTTCGTCCCCACCCAGTCTACGCCGCGCAAATCCGCGCCGTGTAAATTCATCTGGGATAGGTTGCATCCGGTGCAGCGTGCCGGGAATGACGTTTGCGCTCCGACGATGGCGATCGATGCGCCCATCAGCGCCCCTGCCAGAACCAGGATCCGAAATTGCGAGGTCATGTCGTCGCTCTGCCTTTCTTGCTGCGCACGAGGGCAAAACGATGCCCGGGGACGTGCGTCCGTGGTCACGAGAGGAAGTGAAAGATTAGCTAAGGATTGCCGAGTCGGGCTCCGGAAAAGTCACAACCGATGAATTGCGTTCCCTTGGTGAGCGCACCGCGAAGATCGGCTTCGGAGAAGTCGACACCGTTGAACACCGCGTTGCTCAAGTTCGCACCGCGCAGATCGGCATGGCGCAGATCCACGCCGGTCAGATGGATCCCGCTCAGGTCGACGCCGCTCAGGTTCGTACGCTCGAGGTCGCAGCCGCGGCAATGCGGGAGATATGCACGCAATTGCGACGGAGAGAGGCTGCGCGGGTCGAGATCGGCGCCGCTCAAGTTGGCGTCGTCGAAATTCGCGCCCTCGAGCCGCGCGTGATCGAGGTTCGTGCCGCTCAGGTCGGCGCCGACGAGCGACGCGTTTCGCAGATCCGCGTCCTCGAAGTCTGCGCCGCTCAAATTCGCGCCGTCGAAATTGGCGCCGCGCAGGTCACTGTGGCTGAAATCGGTTCCCGAGAGATTCGAACCCGCGAAATTCTTTCCGGCGAGGCTTTGCTTCGAGAAGTCGCAACCGGAGCAGTTGAACCCCTTGGTAACGTCGGCAGCGGCAACGCGTACGTGCGGCACCGTGACCTTGACGCTCGGAACCGTGATGGTTATCTTCGGTACGGTGTAGCCGGTCGCCGGCATCGTGACGGTCAGCGGCCTGGTCGTCATCACGACCTCGGGGCGTTTCCGGGGGCGCGGGCTCGCCATCACCTCGGCCGCGACACGCGGCGCCTTCGCCGTAACCGCCGGGTGCGGCAGCGGCTTCAACGGTGCGCTTGCGATTGCGGGAAGGGCCGGCAGTGCAAATGCAACCACCGGTGTGAACGCGCGCGCCAGCACGTAGCCGGCAATCAAACCGATTGCTACCGCCACGCCGGTTGCGGGCGAGATCGAGGATCCGATCGCGCGGCCCGTGCGCAGGAGCCGCTCGATACGAATCGAGATGTTCTTGCGCGTCGTGAAGACGCCCGGCGCCGCGAGCGGCTGGTGCGGCCACGCCGTCATCTCGGCCATCTTGGTCAGACAGAACGCATACGAGCGCACCGCGCCGGTCAATTCGAGTACGTAATCATCGCAGGCGACTTCACGTTCCACGTCCATCTGCCGCGCGATGAACCACACCGCGGGATTGAAGAACAGGAGGGCGGTGATCACACGTTGGAAGCCGTTCGTCCAATCGTCGTGGCGAAGCAGATGCGCGAGCTCGTGCAGACTGATTTGGTCGATCTCGTCCGGCCCGAGCCGGTCCAGCAAGTGCTGCGGCAAGAGCACCATCGCGTCGAACAAGCCGACCGCGACCGGCACCTCGGTCGCATCGGTGACGCAGATGCGCACGTCGCGATCGCGGGAACTCAAGCGCTGCCACTGCACCAGCTTGTCGCGATACTCGAGCCCGAGCGGAAGAGAGTCTCGTTTGAGACGTTCGAGCCGCGTCAATGCGACGACGAGGCGAGCCACCAGCGCGAGCGCGGCAAGCACCCAGAGCCCGAAGAGCGCCGCGGTCGCGATCGACGGCGGGTTGACCGTCACTCGAGGCGCGCTCGGCAACGCAATCGTCTTGGCGGCGGGTGCGAAGCTGGGCGCTGCTGCATGCGCCGGCGCCGCTGCGTGCGTGCTGACCGTCTGCGTCGGCACCGGTGCTGCGGCCGGCGCGCTCGCGCGTTCATACACGATATGCGTCACGCTCGTCACCACCGGAATCACGACGACTGCGGCCAGTGCGAGCGTCCACGCCGCGTAGCGCGTCGATGCGTTCACTTTACGAAATACGTGCAGCGCGAG
The nucleotide sequence above comes from Candidatus Baltobacteraceae bacterium. Encoded proteins:
- a CDS encoding pentapeptide repeat-containing protein yields the protein MTSQFRILVLAGALMGASIAIVGAQTSFPARCTGCNLSQMNLHGADLRGVDWVGTNLRDSNLSDADLRDARLTGSNLNDVDLRGADLRGAKFVGANLRSVRLAGARIDGAIFTGANLPNVDLRGMDLTGAGFVGTNFSGADLTNARFDGDDMVGADMGDARVDGASFRNAWVCAHNTDNFDGVTIQRGIVCIDLRGASVRGAVFTGAQLCDRTADRGRACMTVGAAVLRDASHNALDGAVLP
- a CDS encoding pentapeptide repeat-containing protein; translated protein: MNPSLFDLIARGALVVLVNSLWQGIAIAGLTWLALHVFRKVNASTRYAAWTLALAAVVVIPVVTSVTHIVYERASAPAAAPVPTQTVSTHAAAPAHAAAPSFAPAAKTIALPSAPRVTVNPPSIATAALFGLWVLAALALVARLVVALTRLERLKRDSLPLGLEYRDKLVQWQRLSSRDRDVRICVTDATEVPVAVGLFDAMVLLPQHLLDRLGPDEIDQISLHELAHLLRHDDWTNGFQRVITALLFFNPAVWFIARQMDVEREVACDDYVLELTGAVRSYAFCLTKMAEMTAWPHQPLAAPGVFTTRKNISIRIERLLRTGRAIGSSISPATGVAVAIGLIAGYVLARAFTPVVAFALPALPAIASAPLKPLPHPAVTAKAPRVAAEVMASPRPRKRPEVVMTTRPLTVTMPATGYTVPKITITVPSVKVTVPHVRVAAADVTKGFNCSGCDFSKQSLAGKNFAGSNLSGTDFSHSDLRGANFDGANLSGADFEDADLRNASLVGADLSGTNLDHARLEGANFDDANLSGADLDPRSLSPSQLRAYLPHCRGCDLERTNLSGVDLSGIHLTGVDLRHADLRGANLSNAVFNGVDFSEADLRGALTKGTQFIGCDFSGARLGNP